TACTCCCGCTTTCCGTCAGCGTAGTTCGTGTACGTTATCGTCGAGGCGTTGTTTTCCTGAGCCGGATCTGATTGTGTAGTCTTGTTGCCATCAACATCGTAGGTGTAGGTTTCTTGGCCAAGCGTTGGCGTCGTGATCGTCGCCGTTCGCCCGTCGGCGTCGAACGTATACGTTCGCTTATCCTCGACCGGCGAAGCGCCGCTAAAGTCGATTTCCTTCACATGTGCGTCGTTATCGTAAGTATAGTTGATCGTTTGGTGCGTACCGGGCTGAACCGTATTCTCGGTTTGGCTCAGCAAGTTTAACTCACCGCTGCCATCGTAGGCGTTGATCATCTCGGGTGCGTTGCCGAAAGCCAGTTCGTACTTGGCGATGACGCGGTCCAGTCCGTCGAAAGCGCTTCCACGTACGTCAGTCCATTGGGGATTGCCCGCTGGACAAGATTGCACCGGCGTTGTACCCGGAAGGTACTCCTGCGTCTTATAGAGGCCACCGTACGCGACCACGCCCGAGACGCTGCCAATCGAAAGGCTGGCGCCCCCGCCTTGCATGGACAAATCGTAGTCGTAGCGCGTCAGCCACGGGAACTTATAGCAATCATAGGTCTGGCTACGGTTGGGCATCTCGCGCGCATCCTGCGGCATTTCGGCTTCGATCAGCCGATCCAAGCCGTCGTAGAACTTCGTCGTCGTGCCGGTTGCGCCGCCTTTGTGGTCGACGATCTGCACTTGGTCGTCGTCAGTGTCGTAGGAATACACCGTCGCGTTGGCCGGCGCGGTAAATGGCCCGGCAAGCAGGGACGCTATACTCGGGCAGTTAGGGTTTCCGTCTGCAGCGTGTTGTGATGGGGTCTCGGTGAAGAGGATTGTGCCGTCTGGATAATAGCAGCTAAAGGAATTAATCGCCGCATTGTTGATCGTTGGCTCGTTCTCGGTACGCTCCATATTGAGGTTGTCCTTGCTGTAGCTCAGCGTCCAGGAGTCGAGCATGTACGTCCCGTCGGACCCCTTATCGTAGCTCGTAAGGTTGCCATTGGAATCGTATACAAAGTCTTGTTGAGGCTGACGAGAAGAGTTGCCGGGCTGCGTGATCGGATATGTCGCTTTGACTTTGGTGGGTAAGCCTAAACCGCAGTTATCGGTGCCGCCAGCGAAGGTGATATCAGTCGAGTAGGTGCTCGGCTTTTTGAGGTTGGTAAGGCATCCAAACGGCTCGTTCGTCGTTTGCGTATACGTTAAAATGGTCGTCTTGTTATCACCAGGGCAATAGCTGTCGCCCGGTGATGCCTTCCATTGGATCGCATTGTTCTGGTTGTAGACAGGATCGCAGTACGACGTGACGTTATGATATTGATCGTATGAATAGGTGCTGAGTGGACTCAAGGGGCCACCGGCGACATCCGTGACCTGTGGCAGTTGCATCTCGGCGAGATTGCCAACGTTGTAGCCAGACGTATCGTAGGCGTACTGCGTGACGTTGCCATTGGCGTCAGTCGTAGACACCAGATCGTTGTTCGTATCCCAGCTTTGCTCGGTGGGGATCCACTGCGCCTCCGCCGTCCCGGTGTAATCACTCGTCTGCGTCACACGGTCGCTGCTGTCGATCGCCCAGTTTGTGCCATGGCCGTCGCTGTCACACATGGCCGTCGTGCCACTGCTGGCGTTGCTGCACGCCGAGCCTGCCCCGTAGACGAAGTTCGCTGTGAACCAGGCGATAAAACCAGTCGAGTAGCCCGATTGAAGAATAGTACTCATGCCGTCGGATGGCGTGAAGTTCAGCACGCCATCAAACTGCCAGCTGGTCAGCTGCAGCGACGAGTTCGACGTGAAGAGCAATGCGCCGCCATCCTTTGGGTTGTTGGGGTTATTCCACATCGCGACCGTACAACGTGGCCCGCACGCCTCTTGCAACGTGCTCGTCCCCGGTCCATAGGCGTACGTTTCGGGGACGTCACCTTGCGGCAGGGACGCCGGAGGATTCGGAATCGTTTGGGCCGAGTTGTTGCCGGGCTTGTCGACTTCCAGTAAGTTGCCACTGCTGTCGTAGAGATACTGCAGCGTCGCGCCGTCCGACTTCGTTATCGTCGCGAGCTCATTGATCGAGGTGCCTGGGACGATGCCAAACTTCATGATAATCGAGTCGCCATCGCTGTGATCGGCATCGATTTCGGTCACGTCTTCGGAGTTCTTGCCTTGTCCGTTGTACGAATACACGAAGTTGATAGAGTTTATTTGATTACGTGCGATGATTTGTTGGAGCTGACCCTTCTTCGCTTGTGGGATGCTGCAGCCAGCACCTGACACATCGGCGTGGAACTGGTACTCCGTGCCATTGGTCTTGGTCCAGACGTAGTTGCAGTCGGTGTCGTCAGTGGGCGCGAGCGTGGCATACTCGCCGGTGCAGGGCAACCAGCTCCCCTGGCCGTTAGATGTGTACACACAAGCGGCGCCATCGATGTCATAGACCGTAATAGTATTGGCGATTGAGTTATACACGATGCTCGCGTCAAAGCTATTGGTCCAGCGGTTGCCGAAAATGGCCGGATCGCCGCCGTCGTCACCATTGTAGTCGTGCAGCGATTGCGAGTTATAGACTCGCTGGAACGCTAGATCGATGCCTTGCTCGGGAACGTCGACGTCCATGGCTGACACGATGAGGTTGCCGGTTCCCACGTTAACCATCGCTTTACCGATGCCCGGAATGGCGCGCTCCTCGTAGGTCCACCAGGGCTCGATGCCGGTGGTCGCGGTCAACGAGGTCATCGGATTGTTGCCACGACCGGCTGGCGAGAGCGGCTGCGGGCGGCGCTGCTGTACGGGCGCCGCCAGCACTCGCAAGGGCTCGAGAACAGCCGCTGTCCCGACCGAGGCGGCGAAGTCTCGCGGAAGCGATTCAGGTTTAAAGGGCGACCGACGCATTGCGAGCGGATCGAGGCGATGATGGCGCGGATCGAGGGCGCTGCGTGGCGGCAAGAGCACCGTCTGGCGTATGCCCACTCGGATGCGGGGCTTGAGCGCGTGCTGCGCGCGCATCAAGCCCGCAGCGTCTAGGTTGTGGTCGGGGCGACGCATGATCGGGGGCGGCGCATGCATTGCCGCATAACGATCACTCGAACCGGTCACGTCGGCGTAAAGGCTCGACGACATGACCGTCGAGAGCAGCGTGCTCATGAACGCCACCAAATCGAGGCGGCCTGCCGAGTCGCCGGCACTTGCCAATGCGGGGCCCGCGGTATTGAGTGCGAGGATAAGACAAAGCGCCCCGGCGACAAGACGATGCATGAGTCCTCCATTAACATGACGTGCGCTCGCCTATTATGGGGAGACTCAGGTTGTGTAAAGCTAGCAGATTCTGATAGTGAATATTGACTATCAAAATTGATGGGTTTGCCCGAGGGGATTGCGTCGCGGCCTGAAAGCATCGGGCGCAGTGGTACCCCCTGTGGCGGCGACGGGCTCCTCGAGAGCCGGCCGGTCCGTTTCGCTCTTCAGCGTTGCGCTGCTGTGTAGCGTCTGCATTGCGGGCGTCTTGCAGCCCGGCGCCGCTACCGCAGCTCACGCTCATCCCACCCCTTCGCCGACGCCTAATCCCCCGATTGTCATTGGCTTTACAATCATCTCGGCTCAGCGCGGCGCCAGCATCTTGCGCAGCATCTATCCCGGTGCCCGCATTACCGTTGATGCGCACGCCAATGCCGTCGTCGTCGTCGCGCCGGGATACCAAGAGCAGGGAATGCGCACAATCGCCAGCGGCATCGACACCAAGAATCCCAGTGCGACTACAGTCGACACCTATCAGCTCAAAGTGTTAACTCCGCAAATTGTTGCGGAACGCCTTGGCGCGGTCTTCCCCCAAGCGCGGCTCCTCGTTGCGCCCAACCGTACGATCATCATCATGGCCCCGCCCGCCGATATGTCGCAGATCAAAGCGATCGTCGCGGCAATTGACACCGCGCCGCCGACGCCATCTCCCAAACCCCGATACCCCGCCGAAGCCGTCCGGATCACGCAACGCAACGTCAAACAAGTTGCGCGCGCCGTGGCCGCCGAGTCGGCAAACGTGAAGGTCGCCGTTTCGGGTAGCGAGATCTTGCTCGAGGGACCGCCCGATGAGGTCGACCACGCCAAACAGCTCATTGCGCAGCTTGACGTGCCGCAGATGGGCACCCAATATACGCAAGTCTACCGGTTGAAATATATCGACGCGGCGTCGGTCGCCGATCTGTTGGGGCGCTCTTTTCCTAATCTGCCGCTCGCCGTCGACTCAGATCTCAATGCGATTACTGTTACCTCAAATCTTACGGTGCAGCGACGCGTCGCCGACGCCATGAGTCAGCTCGACGTTCCACCCCCGGGCGCGTCTGGCGGCGGTGAAAACGGCGGCCCTGCTTCGTCTGGCGTCGAGGTCATTCAGTTGAAGGCGGCGATACCCGGATTGCAAGGCGGAACCTCAACGACCGCGACCGACATTGCCAACACGGTAACGCAAACACTTCAAGGGTCTGCGGGCGACTTGCATATCATCGTCCCCCCCAACTCGACTGAAGTTGTTCTGACTGGCAGTCCGTATAGCATCAAGCTCGCCAAGGAGCTCATCGCGAAGCTCGATCGTCCGCAAACCATGGTCGCAATGGACACCGAGGTCCTGGAAATCGACGAGGGAACCATTAAGCAGCTCGGGCTACAATTTCCTACTGCCGCGGTCAGTACGACGTTTACCGAGGTGCCGCCAGTCTATCCGCCCGGCAATACGTTTCCCGGCCAGGGTGTTCAGATTCCGTATCTCAACTTCTTTCCATTGATCCGCAGTCCAATCAGCTTCACTGCCGAGCTGAGCTTTCTGATCGCTAATAATAAGGCTCGGATCCTCGAAGACCCTCGAATCACGACAATTTCCGGCCGAACTGCCTCATTGCGCGCAGGCGAAACGGTCAACATCCTCACGACCACGGGGGGCGGTACGGGAACGGTCGCCACCACACAAGTGCAGAGTTTTCAGACCGGCGTAACGCTCGATATCACGCCGGTGGTCAACAGCGACGACTACATCACCATCACTCTGCATCCGACGGTAAACTCAATCGCCGCGATTAGCGCGGCCGGCGTACCCAACATCCAAACGCGCGACACCACCACAACCGTCGGATTGCACGATGGGCAGACGATCGTCATCGCCGGATTGATTGAAGACGTTGACTCGCGCTCGGTCCAGAAAATCCCCTTTCTCGGCGACCTCCCGCTCATTGGTCGGGCGCTTTTTACGTATCAGAACGTGCAGAAGACACGCAACGAGCTCATCGTGACGGTGACGCCGCACATCGTGCGCGCCGGTGAGACTGGGGCCATTGGCACAACAAAGCTCGGCATTCCACATCCCCAAGGGCTACCCACGTTGCCGCCCGGAACGCAACTGCCGCCGCCGCGCCACGTCGCTGCGGAAGCACCGCCGCCAACACGGGGACTGCCGTCGGCGCCCGAGCCACAGCCAATCGTTGTGCCCACACCGGCGATTCGGCCACAGTCGAATACACCTCCGCCCGGTGGAATCGCGACAACGAAGCCATCCCCCTCCGCATCTGCTGCGGCGTCGCCCTTGGGCCCCGCCGCTGCACCGCTGCCGTCCGCGTTTTCGCAAACCAATGTGTACACCTTTGGCCAAGCCCCGCAGAACAACTATGCCGCACCCAACGCCGCACCGCAGATATTTTACGTTCAAGTTTCTCCCTCGGTCGTCCAGAACGGCGGGCAGACTACGATCGCCGCAATCACGACGACCAATGTCGCGCAACTGCGCTTCGGGCCCAACTCGTTGCTCCCGATGGCATCCTTGCAAAGCGTCGGACCCGGCCAGTGGCAAGCAACGTTTCCGTTCTCTTCGGCGGGGCTACCCATTGGTCAAGCCGCCGTGACGCTCACCCTGACTGCCACGACCGGAATGGGATCCACGGTTGCATTGCCGATTCCGCTATCGCTTTTGAGTCCTTAAGAGGCAGCATGAGTAGACGACCTGCGCATTATTGGATCGCCATGACCTTTATCGCCGGGATCGCGGCGTGCGCCAAGCTGGACCTCGGAGGCGGCACCGGCCCGCTTCCAACGCCGTCCGCGTCGCCGACCGGGACGCCGGGGCCAGGTACTTGCGCGACGCCCAGCACCAATGCGAATCTTATTGTTGTTGTGATTGACAATGCAATCGCGGCGACGTCAGCGCCGGACTACGGCGCGATTAATGGCTATGCCGTCGTCGGAAGCGGCAGCATTCCGACGCACGCAGGCCTGATCAACCAGTGGCTCAACCAGGGTGTAGTTTCACCAATCACTTCGAAGAACGTGATACAGTTCGCCAACGTGGATACCGTCGGAGCCTTCCATTCGGCCGTTGGGTTCAAAGGAAACCGATTTCCGCCAGTACCATACGCATTTCCCAGTGCGGCAGCCTCGCCGATGGCCACTGCAGTCAGTACCGGGACGCTATGGTCGACGGGGCGAATCGAGCCGCCAGTCTACCAACAATGCTACTCACAAACGTTCAGCCTGACACCGGGAATCTATTACTTCGGCGATCTGGACTATTACAACCTTTCAAACGTTCGCGACGTACTGATCGTTGCAACCGCTGCTCCGCCTGAGCTGCGCGAGTCGAGCGGTACGCGCAAAGGCGGCGATCACTAAATCGCTTCTGTATCGATGTCCTCCCTGCCGATCGCACCGCTACAAAGCGCTCGTGCCACCAGGTGCGGTCTCGATCGCGCGTCGAGCTTGACCAATAGCATCCGCACGTACCACTCGACGGTCGCTCTGCGACGACCGACAAGAGCGGCGATCTCCTTGCTTTGCATGCCATTGGCAAGCGCCTTGAGAATCGCTAACTCGATCGCGCTCAAGTGGGCTCGACTCATATCGGAACCTCGCGTGTAATAGAGACAGAGGGAATAGGTCGGCGCATGCAACGGACCTACCCCTAAATTCTCTCACAGCAATGGCCGCTGTACTGGGGTTTGCTTGCCATAAACATAGGGGGCTGTCCGGTTCTTCCGGAACGGTGCAGCAGTCGACGACGGGCGCATTGTGTGTCAGGAAGGATCCAACGCCGGAAGACTGTTGCGCTATCGTTCGCGACGCAACGTTCCGGTCCAGTATCTGAGTGGGCTTACCGCGTGGAACGGCACTCGGCGAGGTCGGCTACGGCCCAAGCATCATTCTGCTTGACTGCAATCTTCCACGCGCATG
This Candidatus Eremiobacterota bacterium DNA region includes the following protein-coding sequences:
- a CDS encoding helix-turn-helix transcriptional regulator codes for the protein MSRAHLSAIELAILKALANGMQSKEIAALVGRRRATVEWYVRMLLVKLDARSRPHLVARALCSGAIGREDIDTEAI